One window from the genome of Paenibacillus azoreducens encodes:
- a CDS encoding serine hydrolase domain-containing protein, which translates to MITTEPPIIKQAEALVREHYGRKSPLTLTVGILEHGNQYCWGYGQPQGFDYASAIYEGASITKVFTNTLLTLLEQQGKLKRTDPISRYIPECSSNHQVSAITLEQLGSHTSGLPRLPASLRSVVTNKLNPYEHYSEEYLLKDLLQCRPEAPGRFAYSNFGGGLLGYILTRCTGRSLEELVRDEICRPLFMEDTAFELNPDQQQRFLPVYTANGKEVPHWDLGILAGAGGLRTTARDLLQFAKANVGLGAAAVTAAMKETQQPNCRIRRNEEVGLGWIIRTGVYHDKIHWHNGGTFGSNSFIGFHREKNMAVVVLANNSDFALKLFSRLRPQKNHVDEIGFELLRALTKTID; encoded by the coding sequence ATGATCACAACCGAGCCCCCAATCATAAAACAGGCCGAAGCGCTGGTGCGTGAGCATTATGGCCGGAAATCACCATTGACCCTGACCGTCGGCATCCTGGAGCATGGCAACCAGTACTGCTGGGGATATGGCCAGCCGCAAGGCTTCGATTATGCTTCGGCAATTTATGAAGGCGCATCCATCACCAAGGTTTTTACAAATACGCTGCTAACCTTGCTGGAACAGCAGGGCAAGCTGAAACGGACGGATCCGATCAGCCGATACATACCTGAATGCTCATCAAACCATCAAGTCAGCGCAATCACCCTTGAACAGCTTGGTTCACATACTTCCGGTCTCCCCCGCCTTCCGGCCAGTCTGAGATCCGTCGTTACCAACAAATTGAATCCCTACGAGCACTACTCGGAGGAATATCTGCTCAAGGATTTGCTCCAATGCCGGCCCGAAGCGCCCGGGCGGTTTGCATACTCCAATTTTGGAGGAGGTCTGCTCGGCTATATCCTTACCCGCTGCACCGGCCGAAGTCTGGAGGAACTGGTACGGGATGAAATTTGCCGCCCGCTATTCATGGAAGACACTGCATTCGAATTGAATCCGGACCAGCAGCAGAGATTCCTCCCCGTGTATACCGCCAACGGAAAGGAAGTTCCGCACTGGGACTTAGGCATTCTGGCGGGAGCCGGAGGGCTTCGCACCACGGCAAGGGATTTGCTGCAGTTCGCCAAAGCCAATGTCGGCTTGGGAGCCGCGGCAGTGACTGCCGCCATGAAGGAAACCCAACAGCCAAATTGCCGTATCCGCCGCAATGAGGAGGTTGGCTTGGGCTGGATCATCCGGACCGGGGTCTATCATGACAAGATTCATTGGCATAACGGGGGAACCTTCGGGTCGAACAGCTTTATCGGCTTCCACCGCGAAAAAAATATGGCGGTCGTTGTCCTCGCGAATAATAGCGACTTTGCGCTGAAGCTATTTTCCCGGCTTCGCCCCCAGAAAAACCATGTGGATGAAATCGGTTTCGAGCTGCTTCGCGCCCTGACCAAAACGATCGATTAA
- a CDS encoding Ig-like domain-containing protein yields MKKLQKMLVMSLVMALCMAYSGVTWAANLADLTKLVLSKSQVTLEIGDTASVTATAVYKDNSTENVTIKSTWTSKNNAVATVYNGTITAVGEGTSTISVVYGSESQSVQVTVTKKVKALTKDVQKLDLKMSDSPTIQLTATYTDNSTDTDASNKAEWTVDDNNVVSVVNGKVKPVGSGAATITATYGKQSVTIPVTVEMVKRLDPSKTQVSMLANENKTVKITLKATYPDGDVKEDVAAQAEWSSSSPTVADVIKGEITAYGPGSATITAKYGTKTATIQVEVDKAIRLQASEQNIFLHAHESLTTPIKLEAVYPDKGAVDITKDAVWTSSNEKVAFVKQGAVTANEPGTAVITAKYGDKSVSINVDVDVPRHLDMVDKVALSLSGTKTQQLELTATYANGQTEKVQSKAEWKSSKEDVVYVSNGMLTAYKKGEAEVSATYGGVTVTTRVAVDMPLKIDIAAKKISLKIEGTYTASLVLDYGEGKPAEQLTDKVEWSSSKEAVAKVDEKGVITGVSSGTATITGKYEGKTYTMTVEVGLVTDLTSPQSLIIMSTGDKKKIELNAVNDPDSSDGLNKRATWKSSSPSIASVDSEGVVTGMKNGKATITAEYGGKKVTIQVEVDVISKINASVDFVSLKTVGDAKDKTATVTITVSFSDGSTKDVSSQATWSTSNYKVASVSGGKITAVGSGKTTVTAKYGSKSIRIPVQVDTMKYLQTNEVSLNMTVGQTYNLVATATYGDGSEVDVSKPAMWKSSRILTATVKDGVVKATGKGKATITVSFGGKSTKVVVNVK; encoded by the coding sequence TTGAAGAAGCTTCAAAAGATGCTGGTCATGTCGCTGGTTATGGCGTTATGCATGGCGTACTCCGGAGTCACTTGGGCGGCTAATCTGGCCGATTTGACCAAGCTTGTTCTTTCGAAGTCCCAGGTCACGCTGGAGATCGGCGATACGGCATCTGTGACAGCGACAGCCGTTTACAAGGATAATTCAACTGAAAATGTGACGATAAAATCAACCTGGACGAGCAAAAACAATGCGGTGGCTACCGTATACAACGGTACGATTACCGCGGTGGGAGAAGGTACCTCGACCATTTCGGTCGTGTACGGCAGCGAATCCCAGTCGGTGCAGGTCACCGTAACGAAGAAAGTCAAAGCCCTTACGAAAGATGTGCAGAAGCTCGATCTGAAAATGAGCGACAGCCCAACGATCCAATTGACCGCAACCTATACGGACAACTCGACAGACACAGATGCTTCGAACAAAGCGGAGTGGACGGTTGATGACAACAACGTGGTTTCGGTCGTTAACGGTAAAGTAAAACCGGTCGGTTCCGGTGCAGCGACCATCACGGCAACTTACGGAAAGCAATCGGTTACGATCCCTGTTACCGTGGAAATGGTTAAGCGATTGGACCCAAGCAAGACGCAAGTATCGATGCTGGCCAACGAGAACAAGACCGTTAAGATCACCCTGAAAGCCACCTATCCCGACGGGGACGTGAAGGAGGATGTGGCGGCGCAAGCCGAATGGAGCTCTAGCAGTCCGACGGTAGCGGACGTGATCAAAGGGGAAATCACTGCTTACGGTCCTGGATCGGCGACGATTACAGCCAAATACGGAACCAAGACGGCAACGATTCAAGTGGAAGTCGACAAGGCGATCCGTTTGCAGGCAAGCGAGCAAAATATTTTTCTGCATGCCCATGAGTCGCTGACAACGCCGATTAAGCTGGAGGCTGTTTATCCGGATAAAGGCGCCGTAGATATTACGAAAGATGCGGTATGGACATCCAGCAACGAGAAAGTAGCCTTTGTAAAGCAAGGGGCGGTTACGGCTAATGAGCCGGGTACGGCTGTCATTACGGCCAAATATGGCGATAAAAGCGTAAGCATCAACGTGGACGTCGATGTGCCGCGCCACCTGGATATGGTAGACAAAGTGGCTCTCAGCCTGAGCGGAACGAAAACGCAGCAGCTGGAACTCACCGCAACCTATGCCAATGGCCAAACGGAAAAAGTGCAAAGCAAGGCTGAATGGAAATCCAGCAAGGAGGATGTCGTATACGTTTCAAACGGCATGCTGACAGCCTACAAGAAAGGCGAAGCGGAAGTTAGCGCCACATATGGCGGCGTAACCGTCACCACCCGTGTTGCGGTGGACATGCCGCTTAAAATCGATATTGCTGCGAAAAAGATCTCTTTGAAGATTGAAGGAACCTATACGGCAAGCCTTGTGCTTGATTACGGCGAAGGCAAACCTGCGGAGCAGCTGACGGATAAAGTGGAATGGAGCTCCAGCAAGGAAGCTGTGGCCAAAGTGGATGAAAAAGGCGTCATTACGGGCGTCAGCTCAGGTACAGCCACGATTACCGGGAAATATGAAGGCAAAACATACACGATGACCGTTGAGGTAGGCCTGGTCACCGATTTAACTTCACCGCAAAGCCTGATCATCATGTCTACCGGCGATAAAAAGAAAATTGAATTGAATGCCGTAAACGATCCCGATTCTTCGGATGGCCTCAATAAAAGAGCTACCTGGAAATCCAGCAGCCCTTCCATTGCAAGCGTGGACAGCGAAGGTGTCGTTACGGGGATGAAAAACGGCAAAGCGACGATTACGGCGGAATACGGCGGCAAAAAGGTGACCATACAGGTCGAAGTCGATGTCATCTCGAAAATTAATGCTAGCGTGGATTTTGTTTCCTTGAAGACTGTCGGCGACGCCAAAGACAAAACAGCTACGGTCACCATCACTGTATCCTTCAGTGACGGATCCACCAAAGATGTTAGCTCCCAAGCGACTTGGAGCACCTCCAATTACAAGGTTGCTTCCGTATCCGGGGGCAAAATCACAGCTGTTGGCAGCGGCAAAACAACGGTTACGGCCAAATACGGCAGCAAATCCATCCGGATTCCGGTACAAGTGGATACGATGAAATATTTGCAAACCAATGAAGTTAGCCTGAATATGACCGTGGGCCAAACGTATAATTTGGTTGCAACCGCCACGTACGGCGACGGAAGCGAAGTGGATGTATCGAAGCCGGCCATGTGGAAGTCCTCGCGTATTTTGACCGCGACCGTCAAAGACGGCGTAGTTAAAGCAACAGGCAAAGGCAAAGCGACGATCACCGTTTCGTTCGGAGGCAAATCCACCAAAGTGGTCGTCAATGTTAAATAA